One segment of Pseudobythopirellula maris DNA contains the following:
- a CDS encoding sugar transferase, whose translation MNLPVWLTRIPAFRLRQGVAGSALVALDRFEIAATAERMRVDRNGSVVSMLAIELPPGANNAQDLGFLAGLLRDRLRLTDTAGMLSDGRVAVLLPDTPEEGAWKVASDICESYPVGEARPNCEVHVYPDKPRSSTPNETGVGAGSGANRVTGPTPAARSGAASYDRVFARRTPWWKRAADLAGASLGLVVAGPVILAAAAAVRITSPGPAIYAQEREGLGGKRFKIYKLRTMQVGADALKDGLREHSVQDGPAFKMNSDPRVTPLGNILRKTSIDELPQLWNVLRGDMSLVGPRPLPVDESQGCEPWQRRRLLVTPGITCTWQVRGRNLVTFDEWVRMDLQYVQERSPLTDLKLIAQTAPAVVFAKGPR comes from the coding sequence ATGAATCTCCCTGTGTGGCTCACCCGCATCCCGGCGTTCCGTCTGCGCCAAGGCGTTGCGGGGAGCGCTCTCGTCGCTCTTGATCGTTTTGAGATCGCCGCCACGGCTGAGCGGATGCGGGTGGATCGTAACGGGTCGGTGGTGTCGATGCTCGCTATCGAGCTGCCGCCCGGTGCGAACAACGCCCAGGACCTTGGTTTCCTGGCGGGCTTGCTCCGCGATCGGCTGCGACTGACCGACACGGCGGGGATGCTCAGCGACGGTCGGGTGGCGGTGTTGCTGCCCGACACCCCCGAGGAGGGCGCCTGGAAAGTCGCCTCGGACATTTGCGAGTCGTACCCGGTGGGCGAGGCGCGCCCCAACTGTGAGGTGCATGTTTATCCCGACAAGCCGCGGTCCTCGACTCCCAACGAGACCGGTGTGGGGGCGGGCAGCGGCGCCAATCGAGTGACCGGCCCCACGCCCGCCGCGCGGTCGGGCGCTGCGAGCTACGACCGGGTGTTCGCTCGCCGCACGCCGTGGTGGAAGCGGGCCGCCGATTTAGCCGGCGCGTCGCTCGGCTTGGTGGTGGCGGGGCCGGTGATCTTGGCCGCCGCGGCGGCGGTGCGCATCACCTCACCCGGACCGGCGATCTACGCGCAGGAGCGCGAGGGGCTCGGCGGCAAGCGGTTCAAGATCTACAAGCTACGCACGATGCAGGTCGGCGCCGACGCCCTGAAGGACGGGCTCCGCGAGCACAGCGTGCAGGACGGCCCGGCATTCAAGATGAACAGTGACCCACGCGTTACGCCGCTGGGCAATATCCTCCGCAAGACAAGCATCGACGAGCTCCCGCAGCTATGGAACGTGCTGCGTGGCGACATGTCGCTGGTGGGGCCGCGGCCGCTGCCGGTCGACGAGTCGCAAGGCTGCGAGCCTTGGCAGCGGCGCCGGCTGCTCGTGACGCCGGGCATCACCTGCACCTGGCAGGTGCGTGGCCGCAACTTGGTGACTTTTGACGAATGGGTCCGGATGGACCTTCAATACGTGCAGGAGCGCTCGCCGCTGACCGACCTGAAGCTGATCGCTCAGACCGCCCCGGCGGTTGTTTTCGCAAAGGGGCCGCGCTGA
- a CDS encoding GGDEF domain-containing protein, translating into MAFLNEGAAAHNARKPANPAGQAAELSAAPMALVDRGPTGFEIDWLNPALAELAKSNCLSNAALVERMLTAAQKPGQRLRLDDAEWRVGVRRAGERRGEVERLFVEAFLVVAGDPIDTCRASLDAVDPTTGLATRAWFDAELPHRFDRRGNRPFALLFIDADDFKSVNDTLGHVAGDRYLRIIADRIADSVRDGDTVARFGGDEFVVLLDSIATREAAAVTVERIGHAVAQPIDGEGDNDGRSFGVSVGVALSNEGHATAEAMLTAADRDMYSRKGAS; encoded by the coding sequence ATGGCGTTTCTGAACGAAGGCGCCGCTGCCCACAACGCCCGAAAGCCGGCCAACCCCGCCGGCCAAGCGGCCGAGCTGTCGGCCGCGCCGATGGCCCTCGTCGACCGGGGGCCCACCGGCTTCGAGATCGATTGGCTGAACCCCGCCCTCGCTGAGCTGGCAAAGAGCAACTGCTTGAGCAACGCCGCGCTGGTCGAGCGGATGCTCACCGCCGCCCAAAAGCCCGGACAGCGGCTGCGGTTGGACGATGCCGAGTGGCGAGTGGGTGTCCGTCGTGCGGGGGAGCGCCGGGGCGAAGTCGAACGGCTGTTCGTCGAGGCGTTTCTCGTGGTCGCCGGCGATCCGATCGACACTTGCCGAGCGTCGCTCGACGCGGTCGACCCAACGACCGGCCTAGCGACCCGCGCCTGGTTCGACGCCGAACTCCCCCACCGTTTCGACCGCCGCGGCAACCGCCCGTTCGCCTTGCTGTTTATCGACGCCGACGATTTCAAGAGCGTCAACGACACGCTCGGCCACGTGGCCGGCGACCGCTACCTGCGGATCATCGCCGACCGCATCGCCGACTCGGTGCGTGACGGCGACACGGTCGCCCGCTTCGGGGGCGACGAATTCGTGGTGCTGCTCGACTCGATCGCCACACGCGAAGCGGCGGCCGTCACGGTCGAGCGCATCGGCCACGCGGTCGCTCAGCCGATCGACGGCGAGGGTGACAACGACGGGCGATCCTTCGGCGTGAGCGTGGGCGTGGCCCTCTCCAACGAGGGGCACGCCACGGCCGAGGCGATGCTCACCGCGGCCGACCGCGACATGTACTCCCGCAAAGGCGCCAGCTAG
- a CDS encoding DUF4332 domain-containing protein, which translates to MRIHRIALGEGTHHHGAEPQGRGVELQGLAAGLNVLHSGSAATRGELARLAPQLVFGRTASDDRPRSTRNGSIDIETAGGPFRLKRRAEREFDRLTVASLGGEAPPQNLKELWLEGCSPAVLETVYCPAPTDSAHWTTRLLSPAVASALRDLQTRWPRGRRGASHSAEPAALRQELILRRDALAADLEKQLGLRRLQSDDLETQLTSISEQRDSLRGDMEELRRELDALSARLGEIDAADRAEEVSRIAGEETDRLAASEWAPRLRDLDEQIDHWRATLAEIELREARVQAERAQARPDDESPLLGVADQRACVAVSTRLLRDLESEVARLARPADSPACVCGDAHPRLNPLVETLGSQLERLAQLVESQDRALRSQELKAEGEQLARSKEEMRQQLDRLLERRQTLGRTTRGRQEMIELAPADPAARDSLVRRRTELIDRLDAAESRLAGLEATHERLVRDRSELLSHAEVESLQRELRSVQERLDRGVWREESETDHAADGWRASDLIARLSDGELTTLKLIDGGRSIVVIDRHGRRLDAGRWGATTELLVAWSLSLALADAFAARGVATPLVAEEPFAGLDDRHAANLATLLDDYGRRGRQALVTTDRAAALDRFRWLGTKRFDLSARPAAEPAPPKPAPRPAPTQPVSIVKETLVEEPDFLMGVDDPIERFPAPIADRAEVFGRARVRTVGDLIGADPSAVAEEIDLDSIPAELVAQWQEHLALVCFVVGLRLDEAALLTECGVRSVGELAEADTDSLLERATRWLASGRGERLRSRGFTLSRDLVDAWIERADAGRSRWRSSAARKAWRRHRSERRERIAENSRRRPDHSGDARSVRFSTGGSGGGSRKRSKRRREPSGPAAPKYYLETTSPVVDAPSIGPKTAEMLQRAGVRTVAELLEADAERLAGEIDSKRVDAATVVAWQHQAHLVCCVPELRGHDAQVLVGCGFTTVDGIASMKPAELLEFVEPFCETSEGERALRGAQKPDLDEVTGWIRSARRGRAVGAA; encoded by the coding sequence ATGAGGATTCACCGCATCGCGCTGGGCGAGGGAACGCATCACCACGGCGCCGAGCCGCAAGGGCGCGGCGTCGAGCTGCAAGGCCTAGCCGCCGGGCTGAACGTGCTCCACAGCGGCTCGGCCGCTACGCGGGGCGAGCTCGCCCGGCTCGCGCCGCAGCTCGTGTTCGGCCGCACCGCCAGCGACGACCGCCCGCGGTCGACACGCAACGGCTCGATCGACATCGAAACCGCCGGCGGGCCCTTTCGGCTCAAGCGTCGCGCGGAGCGCGAGTTCGACCGGCTCACGGTCGCCAGCCTCGGCGGCGAGGCGCCGCCGCAAAACCTCAAGGAGCTTTGGCTCGAGGGCTGCAGCCCCGCGGTGCTCGAAACGGTCTACTGCCCTGCCCCGACCGACTCGGCGCATTGGACCACCCGCCTGCTGTCGCCGGCGGTCGCCTCGGCGCTCCGCGATCTGCAAACGCGCTGGCCGCGCGGCCGCCGCGGCGCCTCGCACAGCGCCGAACCGGCCGCCCTGCGGCAAGAGCTGATCCTCCGCCGCGACGCGCTGGCGGCCGACCTCGAGAAGCAGCTCGGCCTGCGTCGCCTTCAGAGCGACGACCTCGAAACCCAGCTCACCAGCATCTCGGAGCAACGCGACTCGCTCCGCGGCGACATGGAGGAGCTGCGCCGCGAGCTCGACGCGCTCAGCGCCCGCCTGGGCGAGATCGACGCGGCCGACCGGGCCGAAGAGGTCAGCCGCATCGCCGGCGAAGAGACCGACCGACTGGCGGCGAGCGAGTGGGCCCCCCGCCTGCGCGACCTCGACGAGCAGATCGACCACTGGCGCGCCACCCTGGCCGAGATCGAGCTGCGCGAGGCGCGCGTGCAGGCCGAGCGGGCCCAGGCCCGCCCCGACGACGAATCGCCGCTGCTGGGTGTCGCCGACCAACGCGCCTGCGTGGCGGTCTCGACCCGCTTGCTGCGCGACCTGGAGAGCGAAGTCGCCCGCCTCGCCCGGCCCGCCGACTCGCCGGCGTGCGTTTGCGGCGACGCCCACCCGCGGCTCAACCCGCTGGTCGAGACGCTCGGCTCTCAGCTCGAGCGGCTCGCTCAATTAGTCGAAAGCCAAGACCGCGCCCTGCGGTCTCAGGAACTCAAAGCCGAAGGCGAGCAGCTCGCCCGCTCGAAGGAGGAGATGCGTCAGCAGCTCGACCGGCTGCTCGAACGCCGCCAAACGCTCGGCCGCACCACCCGCGGCCGCCAGGAGATGATCGAGCTCGCCCCCGCCGACCCGGCCGCCCGCGACTCGCTGGTGCGCCGCCGCACGGAGCTGATCGACCGCCTCGACGCGGCCGAGAGCCGCCTGGCGGGTCTCGAAGCGACCCACGAGCGCCTCGTTCGCGACCGCTCCGAGCTGCTCTCCCACGCCGAGGTCGAGTCGCTGCAACGCGAGCTCCGCTCGGTCCAAGAGCGGCTCGACCGCGGCGTGTGGCGCGAAGAGTCCGAGACCGACCACGCCGCCGACGGCTGGCGGGCCTCGGACCTGATCGCCCGGCTCTCCGACGGCGAGCTGACCACGCTCAAGCTGATCGACGGCGGCCGCTCGATCGTCGTGATCGACCGCCACGGCCGCCGGCTCGACGCGGGCCGCTGGGGCGCCACGACCGAACTGCTCGTCGCCTGGAGCTTGTCGCTCGCCCTGGCCGACGCCTTCGCCGCCCGCGGCGTGGCCACGCCGCTCGTGGCCGAGGAGCCGTTCGCCGGGCTCGACGACCGCCACGCCGCCAACCTCGCCACGCTGCTCGACGACTACGGCCGCCGCGGCCGCCAGGCGCTGGTCACCACCGACCGCGCGGCGGCGCTCGACCGCTTCCGCTGGCTCGGGACCAAGCGGTTCGACCTGTCGGCCCGCCCCGCCGCCGAGCCCGCGCCGCCGAAGCCCGCGCCGCGGCCAGCACCAACACAGCCCGTTTCGATCGTCAAGGAAACGCTCGTCGAAGAGCCCGACTTCCTGATGGGCGTCGACGACCCGATCGAGCGGTTCCCGGCCCCCATCGCCGACCGCGCCGAGGTCTTCGGCCGCGCCCGCGTCCGCACCGTCGGCGACTTGATCGGCGCCGACCCGAGCGCCGTGGCCGAGGAGATCGATCTCGACAGCATCCCGGCCGAGCTGGTCGCCCAGTGGCAGGAGCACCTGGCGCTCGTCTGCTTTGTCGTCGGGCTGCGGCTCGACGAGGCGGCGTTGCTCACCGAGTGCGGTGTGCGGAGCGTCGGCGAGCTGGCCGAGGCCGACACCGACTCCCTGCTCGAACGCGCCACGCGCTGGCTCGCCAGCGGCCGCGGCGAGCGGCTCCGCTCGCGCGGCTTCACTCTCAGCCGCGACCTGGTCGACGCCTGGATCGAGCGCGCCGACGCCGGCCGCTCCCGCTGGCGGTCGTCGGCGGCCCGCAAGGCGTGGCGCCGGCACCGCTCGGAACGGCGTGAGCGGATCGCCGAGAACTCCCGCCGTCGCCCCGACCACTCCGGCGACGCCCGCAGCGTCAGGTTCAGCACGGGCGGCTCGGGCGGCGGGTCGCGCAAACGGAGCAAGCGGCGCCGCGAGCCATCGGGGCCCGCCGCGCCGAAGTACTACCTCGAAACCACCAGCCCGGTGGTCGACGCCCCGTCGATCGGTCCCAAGACGGCCGAGATGCTGCAACGCGCCGGTGTGCGGACCGTCGCTGAGCTGCTCGAGGCCGACGCCGAGCGGCTGGCCGGCGAGATCGACTCGAAGCGGGTCGACGCCGCCACGGTCGTCGCCTGGCAGCACCAGGCGCACCTCGTCTGCTGCGTCCCCGAGCTCCGCGGCCACGACGCCCAGGTGCTCGTCGGCTGCGGCTTCACGACGGTCGACGGCATCGCCTCGATGAAGCCGGCCGAGCTGCTGGAGTTCGTCGAGCCGTTCTGCGAGACGAGCGAAGGCGAGCGGGCCCTGCGCGGCGCCCAGAAGCCCGACCTCGACGAGGTGACCGGCTGGATCCGCTCGGCCCGGCGCGGACGCGCGGTTGGGGCGGCGTAG
- a CDS encoding DUF1643 domain-containing protein has protein sequence MPASSRRPAREEILRRASFSHCGVYRYSLRRYWGNGEVLLVVGLNPSTADATKDDPTVRRCVGFAKSWGFGTLIIANLFAYRATDPTVLAQVSDPVGPSNDRTLKRLAAQADFVLAAWGTRGKLSDREQRVLTYLQEPYCLGTTSDGHPRHPLYVRADQQPQPYTAV, from the coding sequence TTGCCTGCAAGCTCCCGAAGACCGGCTCGCGAAGAGATACTGAGGCGTGCGAGCTTCTCGCATTGCGGCGTTTACCGCTACTCGCTGCGTCGATACTGGGGGAATGGCGAAGTCCTCCTTGTGGTCGGGCTCAATCCGTCAACTGCTGATGCAACCAAAGATGACCCAACCGTTAGGCGTTGCGTTGGATTCGCGAAAAGCTGGGGGTTCGGAACGCTAATCATCGCCAATCTATTCGCGTACAGGGCCACAGACCCTACCGTTCTGGCTCAAGTAAGCGATCCCGTAGGGCCTTCCAACGACCGAACACTTAAACGCCTCGCGGCTCAGGCCGATTTCGTGCTGGCAGCGTGGGGAACGCGTGGCAAGCTCAGCGATCGAGAGCAACGCGTGCTCACCTATCTTCAAGAGCCGTACTGCCTCGGAACAACCAGCGACGGCCATCCCAGGCATCCTCTCTACGTACGTGCAGATCAGCAGCCGCAGCCCTACACCGCGGTTTAG
- a CDS encoding helix-turn-helix domain-containing protein, whose translation MSTSEKQSTSGIGDRLRWAREQSGLSQGQVAKLLDMHRPTVSQIEAGSRSLKAEEVSWFAELYDISSAWLLQGDDESSSSGDPRIQLAARELSKLSPEDLQTLLRLVKALRSNKE comes from the coding sequence ATGTCTACGTCAGAGAAGCAAAGCACATCGGGAATTGGTGATCGGCTTAGGTGGGCTCGCGAACAATCTGGGCTCAGCCAAGGGCAGGTAGCAAAGCTCCTAGACATGCATCGCCCGACGGTCTCCCAGATTGAGGCGGGCTCACGTTCTCTCAAAGCAGAAGAAGTGTCGTGGTTCGCAGAACTCTACGACATTAGCAGTGCATGGCTGCTCCAAGGTGATGATGAATCGTCTAGCAGTGGCGATCCACGTATTCAGCTCGCGGCGAGGGAATTGAGCAAGCTGAGCCCAGAAGATCTCCAAACGCTGCTGAGGCTGGTCAAAGCATTGCGGTCAAACAAGGAGTGA
- a CDS encoding ImmA/IrrE family metallo-endopeptidase, with the protein MDPWQTAKNTALRKAFETRRRLAVSREDPVNVFDVCAAIGVEVRFLDCPSLEGMYCREPRTAIVLPSTRHRPPGRVAFTCAHELGHHELGHGTRVDEYLAGGTTDQRRSPEEVAADVFAAHLLMPRQAILAAAKAYHLDIKSITPEQTFLIAGLFSVGYSALLGQLTFGLQLLPRGRFDGLKRHQPKSIRSVLYPPSAKSGLVVFHDDYPSATVDMEVGDFVLAQEAFADEPALLTSHPRHDEQTVWEAACVGQERLKLANGREVAIRVSRRGYVGAWRYRFLPEEE; encoded by the coding sequence GTGGATCCCTGGCAGACAGCGAAAAATACTGCCTTGCGGAAGGCATTTGAGACGCGGAGACGTCTTGCCGTTTCGCGTGAAGATCCTGTCAACGTATTCGATGTTTGCGCCGCTATTGGGGTTGAGGTTCGCTTTCTGGATTGCCCGTCCCTCGAAGGTATGTATTGCCGAGAGCCGCGAACTGCCATTGTGCTGCCTTCCACCCGGCACCGTCCTCCAGGCCGTGTAGCCTTCACTTGTGCCCACGAGCTTGGGCATCACGAACTCGGACACGGGACAAGGGTAGACGAGTACTTGGCTGGGGGCACGACGGATCAGCGCAGAAGCCCCGAGGAAGTGGCAGCGGATGTCTTCGCCGCACATCTACTGATGCCTCGTCAAGCCATCCTGGCTGCCGCCAAAGCGTATCACCTCGACATCAAGAGCATAACGCCCGAGCAGACATTCCTGATCGCCGGCCTGTTCAGTGTGGGATATTCCGCGCTGCTGGGGCAGTTGACTTTCGGGTTGCAACTCCTGCCCAGGGGCAGATTCGACGGGCTGAAGCGGCATCAACCAAAGTCCATACGGTCTGTTCTCTATCCACCGTCGGCAAAGAGTGGACTCGTCGTGTTTCACGACGACTACCCGTCTGCTACGGTCGATATGGAAGTTGGCGACTTCGTGCTTGCACAGGAGGCGTTCGCCGATGAACCAGCCTTGCTGACCTCACACCCCCGCCACGATGAACAAACCGTGTGGGAAGCGGCCTGCGTGGGCCAAGAACGCCTCAAGCTCGCAAACGGCCGCGAAGTAGCTATTCGTGTCTCACGCCGCGGATATGTCGGAGCCTGGCGTTACCGCTTTCTGCCGGAGGAGGAATGA
- a CDS encoding nucleoside triphosphate pyrophosphohydrolase family protein: protein MTSDVHAAGDNLTLRDYQLLAEKTDQVPEAGGGDTTSLMVPLLGLAGEAGSLLSEFKKWMRQGDIYRPFTDQVSEELGDILWYLSNIASKMNLDLDEIARENLAKLADRWGEAEKPQQSLFSTHYDQQFPEDEQLPRNFRADFRMVQASGRKKLSLTINGESSGDYLTDNAHADDGYRFHDCFHLAMAALLGWSPLVRHICRRKRKSVPDIDEVEDGARARITEEAISVLVYEFARDFSMFDGAESVEFDLLRTIKMMTRPYEVHDRTPKEWESVILKSYAVWRALIRNDGGCVTASADDELFEFSPIG, encoded by the coding sequence ATGACAAGTGATGTTCATGCTGCCGGCGACAACCTGACTCTGCGAGACTATCAGCTCCTTGCAGAAAAGACAGATCAGGTTCCTGAAGCGGGCGGTGGAGATACGACCTCGCTAATGGTTCCTCTCCTTGGGTTGGCCGGCGAAGCAGGCTCACTACTGAGTGAATTCAAGAAATGGATGCGGCAGGGTGATATCTATCGCCCTTTCACGGACCAGGTATCGGAGGAACTCGGAGACATCCTCTGGTATCTGTCGAACATCGCCTCCAAGATGAACCTCGACCTGGACGAGATCGCGCGAGAGAACCTTGCTAAGCTTGCCGATCGATGGGGCGAGGCCGAGAAGCCTCAACAGAGCCTCTTCTCAACCCATTACGACCAACAGTTCCCAGAAGACGAGCAACTCCCTCGAAACTTCCGTGCAGACTTTCGCATGGTTCAAGCGAGTGGACGGAAAAAGCTGTCGCTGACGATCAACGGCGAGTCGAGCGGAGATTATCTTACAGACAACGCGCACGCAGACGACGGCTACCGCTTCCACGATTGCTTCCACCTAGCCATGGCGGCATTGCTCGGATGGTCACCTTTGGTTCGGCACATTTGCAGAAGAAAGCGGAAATCGGTGCCGGACATTGACGAGGTCGAAGACGGCGCGCGGGCGCGCATTACCGAAGAAGCGATCTCTGTACTCGTCTACGAGTTCGCACGAGATTTCTCGATGTTCGACGGCGCAGAATCAGTCGAGTTCGATCTCTTGCGTACGATCAAGATGATGACGCGACCTTACGAAGTCCACGACAGAACACCGAAAGAATGGGAGTCGGTGATACTGAAGAGTTACGCAGTCTGGCGAGCATTGATCCGAAACGATGGGGGATGTGTGACGGCGAGCGCGGACGACGAGCTCTTTGAGTTCTCACCCATCGGCTGA
- a CDS encoding restriction endonuclease yields MPPDWSDYQENAAVFFRGLGMHAETNASLSGVRTTHHVDVAVRSEHSGFSILWIVECKRWKTKVSKLHVLALRQIVTDLGADRGVLLCEAGVQSGAAEASNLTNVSISSLKALQSTAYEQIHAMRIRDLFDRVEACKVRYWAIPKTIRIECGLRPEVGDLSYSGANIIDVLSELLSKGLRGNYPITCDELRSTVARLPALYESSEVLLRILAPVVSELESRLEVGEAAFKETDSA; encoded by the coding sequence ATGCCCCCAGATTGGAGCGACTATCAAGAGAATGCGGCAGTCTTCTTCCGTGGGCTCGGCATGCACGCCGAGACTAACGCATCCCTCTCGGGAGTGCGTACTACGCATCATGTCGATGTAGCTGTTCGTTCGGAGCACTCGGGATTCTCGATACTATGGATAGTTGAGTGCAAACGCTGGAAGACGAAGGTCTCAAAACTGCATGTGCTCGCTTTGCGGCAGATCGTGACAGATCTTGGGGCAGACCGCGGTGTGCTTCTATGCGAGGCAGGGGTGCAGAGCGGGGCGGCTGAGGCGTCGAATTTGACGAACGTAAGTATCTCATCGCTTAAAGCGTTGCAGTCAACGGCCTATGAACAGATTCACGCGATGCGGATTCGCGACTTATTCGACCGTGTAGAAGCGTGCAAGGTACGCTATTGGGCGATCCCGAAGACCATCAGGATCGAGTGCGGACTTCGCCCAGAGGTAGGCGACCTCAGCTACAGTGGCGCGAACATCATTGACGTACTTTCGGAGTTGCTCTCAAAAGGGCTACGCGGGAATTATCCGATAACCTGTGACGAACTACGATCAACTGTCGCGAGGCTGCCAGCTCTCTACGAGTCGTCTGAAGTCCTGCTAAGGATCCTCGCTCCTGTCGTATCCGAGCTCGAATCCAGACTCGAAGTCGGAGAGGCGGCCTTCAAGGAAACGGACTCTGCTTAG
- a CDS encoding prenyltransferase/squalene oxidase repeat-containing protein, with product MAYDAQSDSPSPLRPGLAPAPPHGHDPRRHHHGHDDDHDAPPLVDISGWLNDSPAWLISAAMHLLLLIVGALLLVSVNSSDDLTIEALFTEDVGEQLIEEPLDLSAALEVELDEQMLTPTDLPEVADPLATPEPAPLMPDAPAFATDALTTPTLGVALSGREPGSREMLLKSFGGTAATESAVMAGLEWLIRQQQRNGSWSLQGPYDDGARVENQQAATAMALLAFQGAGYTPASAEDSRYRRAVEKAWPWLLETQLDDGSFFRQGANSHRFYTHGQCTIALCELLSMTGDEQYREPAQAAVDFLVRHQATEGGWKYDPGEGSDTSVTGWALMALKSARIAGLHVPSDVFVRIGEFLDLVARVDGSRYGYMKPDGYTTSMTAEGLLCRQYLGWAREDFRLRQGVDYLLDNRPEWRRGKRDAYYWYYATQVCHHMGGEDWRAWNSVTRELLPEQQVKRGRERGSWSPDGDRWGSHGGRLYITCLSIYTLEVYYRHLPIYQDVLTGGGF from the coding sequence ATGGCGTACGACGCCCAATCCGATTCTCCCTCTCCCTTGCGCCCCGGCCTCGCGCCCGCTCCGCCGCACGGCCACGACCCGCGCCGCCACCACCACGGCCACGACGACGATCACGACGCCCCGCCGCTCGTCGACATCTCCGGCTGGCTCAACGACAGCCCCGCCTGGCTCATCAGCGCGGCGATGCACCTGCTGCTGCTGATCGTCGGGGCGTTGCTGCTGGTCTCGGTCAACAGCTCCGACGACCTGACCATCGAGGCGCTCTTCACCGAGGACGTCGGCGAGCAGCTCATCGAAGAGCCGCTCGACCTGTCGGCCGCGCTCGAGGTCGAACTCGACGAGCAGATGCTCACCCCCACCGACCTGCCGGAGGTGGCCGACCCGCTCGCCACGCCCGAGCCCGCCCCGCTCATGCCAGACGCCCCGGCGTTCGCCACCGACGCGCTCACCACCCCCACGCTCGGCGTTGCGCTGAGCGGCCGCGAGCCCGGCTCGCGCGAGATGCTCCTCAAATCGTTCGGCGGCACGGCCGCCACCGAGTCGGCCGTGATGGCCGGCCTCGAGTGGCTCATCCGCCAGCAGCAGCGCAACGGCTCGTGGAGCCTCCAGGGGCCGTACGACGACGGGGCGCGGGTCGAGAACCAGCAAGCCGCCACCGCCATGGCGCTGCTCGCCTTCCAGGGCGCCGGCTACACCCCCGCCAGCGCCGAAGACTCACGCTACCGCCGGGCGGTCGAGAAGGCGTGGCCGTGGCTGCTCGAAACGCAGCTCGACGACGGTTCGTTCTTCCGCCAAGGCGCGAACAGCCACCGCTTTTACACCCACGGCCAATGCACCATCGCGCTCTGCGAGCTGCTCTCGATGACCGGCGACGAGCAATACCGCGAGCCGGCCCAGGCGGCGGTCGATTTCCTCGTCCGCCACCAGGCGACCGAGGGGGGCTGGAAGTACGACCCCGGCGAGGGGAGCGACACGTCGGTCACCGGCTGGGCGCTGATGGCCCTTAAGAGCGCACGGATCGCCGGCCTCCACGTTCCCAGCGACGTGTTCGTCCGCATCGGCGAGTTCCTCGACCTGGTGGCCCGCGTCGACGGCAGCCGCTACGGCTACATGAAGCCCGACGGCTACACCACCAGCATGACGGCCGAGGGCCTGCTCTGCCGGCAATACCTCGGCTGGGCCCGCGAAGACTTCCGCCTGCGGCAAGGGGTCGATTACCTGCTCGACAACCGCCCCGAGTGGCGCCGCGGCAAACGCGACGCGTATTACTGGTACTACGCCACGCAGGTCTGCCACCACATGGGGGGCGAAGACTGGCGGGCCTGGAACAGCGTCACCCGCGAGCTGCTGCCCGAGCAGCAGGTGAAGCGCGGCCGCGAGCGCGGCAGCTGGAGCCCCGACGGCGACCGCTGGGGCTCCCACGGCGGCCGCCTCTACATCACCTGCCTGTCGATCTACACGCTGGAGGTCTACTACCGGCACCTGCCGATCTATCAAGACGTGCTAACGGGCGGCGGGTTTTAG
- the istB gene encoding IS21-like element helper ATPase IstB, with product MKNETKSTVLVKHHLKQLKLPTMHSECEKVAARSAKENLDHLAYLLALCELELVDRERRAAERRLKAARFPSSKTLDEFDFDARPSLNKPLVLELAKGDWIDKRENLLLVGPSGTGKTHLAIALAMAACLSGRKVRCFRVTELITTMLEARDEKSLLRLRSQLAKQDVVVLDELGYVPASKAGAELLFDLIGQAYERQSLVVTTNLPFEHWTEVLGSERLTGAALDRLTHRCHILEFTGQSYRLQDAQRRSRSKKQE from the coding sequence ATGAAGAACGAGACCAAGAGCACGGTGCTAGTGAAGCACCACCTCAAGCAGCTTAAGCTGCCAACTATGCACTCCGAGTGCGAGAAGGTCGCCGCGCGTTCGGCGAAGGAGAACCTCGACCACCTGGCGTACCTGCTCGCGCTGTGCGAGCTGGAGCTGGTCGACCGCGAACGCCGCGCCGCCGAGCGGCGGCTCAAGGCCGCCCGGTTCCCGTCGTCCAAGACGCTCGACGAGTTCGACTTCGACGCAAGGCCGTCGCTGAACAAGCCGCTCGTGCTGGAACTTGCCAAGGGCGACTGGATCGACAAGCGGGAGAACCTGCTGCTGGTGGGCCCCAGCGGGACCGGCAAGACCCACCTGGCGATCGCGCTGGCGATGGCCGCCTGCCTCTCCGGCCGCAAGGTCCGCTGCTTCCGCGTCACCGAGTTGATCACCACGATGCTCGAAGCACGGGACGAGAAGAGCCTGCTGCGGCTCCGCTCCCAGCTCGCCAAGCAGGACGTCGTGGTGCTCGACGAGCTGGGCTACGTCCCCGCCAGCAAGGCGGGAGCCGAGCTGCTGTTCGACCTGATCGGCCAGGCCTACGAGCGACAAAGCCTCGTGGTCACCACCAACCTGCCGTTCGAACACTGGACCGAGGTCCTCGGCAGCGAACGCCTCACCGGCGCCGCCCTCGACCGGCTCACCCACCGCTGCCACATCCTCGAATTCACCGGTCAGAGCTACCGCCTGCAGGACGCCCAACGCCGGAGTCGATCCAAGAAACAAGAGTAA